The Puniceicoccus vermicola region TTTCCGTGTGCCGTAGGATCTTCGGTTTGGATACGAACGCGCGGCGCATATAAGTTGATCGGATCATCTAAATCATCTGACTCGGCACAGTGGGGTTCGTTCTCGCAGCGGCCTCCTTCTGTGAAGACAGCATCTCTGTGTTCGGCCGATGGGTCTTTCAGTAATGGAAGAAGCGAACGGCCAAAATGTGTGTATTGAGGTTGAATGCCAACCATGTCGTAGACAGTCGCCGGAAAGTCGACTAACTCGACAAGTGCATTGCATATGCCGGACTGACTCTTTGTTTGTGCGGGTGGCTTGATGATTAATGGCACTCGAACCAGGCAATCCTCCATTAAGTTTTGTGCCTTTTCGACGAGGCCGTAGTCGCCGGCAAAGTCTCCATGATCAGAGAATAGAAAGAAGGCGCTCTCGTCGTATTGTCCGGATTGCTTCAATGCTTTTAAGAGTATCCCCGCCTGATCATCAACGCGCGCGCACATCTCGTAGTAGGTTGCTCTTAATTCGGTCCACCATTCTTCAGATTGATGGGAAAGTCCCAAGTTTTCTAACAGTTGACCGTGCATGCGTGGCTTTCCACTGGTGGATTCTGCGGTAATCCTAGGGGGGATTTGGCTTTGCGGTACCGAACCGTAGTAAGGTTGCTCGACTCCGTAGGGTGGATGAGGGTACTGAAGTGACAGGAAGACGCAGAATGGCCTGCTGTCGTTGTAGTTTTCTATGAAATTCTGGGCTGTCAAGACATGGGACCAGTCGCTATCTAGGTAAACATCTTCACCTTCGTTTTTCTTCAGTTCGCCAGCATAGAATGAATAATCAGGGTTTTGCGGTGTTCCTTTTCTCCATGACTGGTCCACATGAAGATTTTTATGGGTTTCTTCTGGAACATGCCGTTCATCGCATAGCTCTGAAAAGGCATTTTCGTCTGTCATTAGATCGTTCTTACCTCCCCACCAGATATAGTAGCCCGCGTTCTTCAGTTCGCGCAGTAGGCAGGGTTCATCGCGTGTTAGAGGATAATTCATACTGCGATGTCCTCGGGTGTGAGGGTACCATCCAGTCATGAAAGAGCATCTGCTCGGTGTGCACACAGGGTTTTGGCAGAAGGCATGGGAAAAAGATATTGCCTCCTCGGAAACCAGGCGGTCGAGGTTTGGGGTGACCGCTGCGGGGTTTCCTGAATGGCCCATCACATCGCCTCTCCATTGATCGGGGATAAAAATGACTAGGTTGGGTCGGGTTTTCATGCGGAAGGGAGTGGTTTGTCCGGATGTATAGTGCAGAATTAAATAGAAGAATAATCAATACAGAGCAAGCCTAAAATTTTTGGCCTGAGAACCTGGCCGTGGGTAGGCTCGGGGACGATGATCTACTTGAGGGGCTATCCGCGCAGTTCGTCAATGAACTGCGGGGACATTCGATAATGAGCCCCTTTTTTCAATTTCTCGGTTTTGTTTAGAGAATTCAGAGCCTGGGCAAGTGTATCTTCCACGTGGTATCCGAGCCAGTGCACGTTTGGGTCAAGATATTTGCTCGAAGCCGGCCAGTTCATGTGGGCGACGACGGAGATATCTTTTCCGGGTCGCAGGCCGCTTTCTTGAATCGCTTGCAGAGCTCCGGCTGCGAGGTTCTCGTCGGCAATCATAAGAGCATTCGGGCGTTTTGATCGCGGCGCCTCAAGCAGCAGGCGTGTGATTTTTCGGGAGAGATCGAGTGGAGAGCGGGGAAGTTGGTAGAGCCAATAGTCGAACAATTCAAAACCTTTGGCATGAAAATAATCGAAGCCGTAACGGACGGGGGGGATCGTGAGCCAAGCGAGGCGTGTGGTATGGTGATCCTGGAAACGGTTCAAAGCCTTCTCAACGAATAGGTCGTAGGAAGAATTGAACATAGCGATGTTCGGGTGTATCCCGAAATGATCGTCAGGCACGAAAAGCGAAGTCAAGGGCATGGTTGTCTGTCGAAAGATCTGATCCGCAAAGATCTCTACAGCTTCCAGGGATGCTATGACACCTGCCAGGCGGCGATGGCGGATATCGTCTTTCAGTTGTTTCCATCCATCGGTGCCTTTTTGTCGATTGACGTTATAGTATCGCTTGAAGCTATAGCGTTGGTGTTCTTTGAAAACGGATGGTGCCGATGTGTCCAAGAGTTGATTGAAGCGTGGCCAGGACTCATTTTCAGGAGATTGCTGGTAGACGAGTGCAATGCGATGTAGGTGTGGAGGTTTTCCTCCAACGAAAAGCCCTCCCCGTTCGACGCTGCGTAAAAAGCCTTCGCTCTTAAGCTGGTTGATCGCGTTCTGGATCGTGAATCGGCTGACCTGAAAACGTTCGGATAGCTCATTGTAGGTCGGCAGTTTTTCACCCTCTCGCAGAATTCCGGAGGTGACCTCTGAGCGCAGGGTGTCGGCTACTCGTCCAGTGCGGGTTTTTTGCCATTTCCACTTCGGCTTATGGGTAGGGTCTTTTCGGGCCATTGCAAAAATCCTCGTCTGTAGTGAGTGGAAATCAATCCTGAATTATGGTTATTCGGCGAGCTCTCTCCGTCGCTGATTTGTGCGGGAGTCGTGCGCAATACCGTGCTGACCGCATTTCTTTTCCCGCCCGGGAGGATGGAGGCATCTCGCCTAAAGTGCTCGTAAAAATTTTAATAGTGCAGAAATTTCGAAAAAAATAATCTTTACAAAGTGCGGATTTTGCCGCACCCTTTTTTCATCCTCAAAGGTCCCCCGACCTCCTCATCGTTTAACCCCCCCCCCGATCCCCGTGCCAACCCATTGCAAAATCTACACCTCCAGATCGAAAGAGGCATTTACTCTGGTAGAGCTTCTTGTCGCGGTAGCAACACTTGCGATTCTTCTCTCGATTCTCATGCCCGTATCTTTCGGTGTCCTTAAGAAGGCGCGCAGTGCTAATTCGATTGCGAACATGAAACATATCGGTGCAGCTGCCGCACTCTACGCCCAGGAGCGGGACGGTTCTATCCCTACGGCATGGGATGCGACAAAGTATATATCTTGGATGCAGCAACTGGAGGGATATGGGCTGAACTTCGGAGAAGACCAGGAATATATGTTCTGTCCTCTCATGGTGAATAGGGATGCTTCCGGAAATGTCGGCAAGGTGACGTCTTATGCCATGAATAATCACATTGGCGATCGCCCGAATAAGAAACGCTGGGAGGGGGTCGACAAAATTTTTCAGTGCGCTGATCCCAGTGGAACGGCCTTGCTCTTCAACTCTTTTTACCATTCCAACGAAACCAGTTGGAAATTCTCGGCTACTCCAAATCCAGGGTCGAACGTTGTGATACCCGCTGACGGGACCGATGTGTTTGTGCTGTTTTTGGATGGTTCAGTTCGTGAGATCCCGGCAACTGATGGACGCTTGCCAGGCGGGAGTGACAGTGTCGATGCGGAGGTGCGAAGCCTTTTTTGGAATGGGCGATGAGCTGAATCATACCGACTTACAATTCAATAACTTTAGATGAAGAACCTGATGAACGCTATTTACAAAGTATCCTTCTTGACGATGGTTTTTATCGTTTGTTCGCTGCAGGCGTCCTCGGTGCTACTCGAAGATCGTTTCAGCGAAACCAAAAATTTGGACGAGGCCCTCTGGAGTGTCGATCGAACGAGCGGGACCTATCCACCCGTATCGGTATGGAAGCATAAATTGCGATTGGTCGTTTCGAGTGATCAGGCAGACCAAAGGGTCGGGGTCACTTCCCGGCAATCCGACATCGACCCGTTTCAGGGTCCGGTCCAGTTGCGTCTACAAGGTTTGGATATGAAGGGCGAAGCTTCGGCGGGGCCGGGGGCATCGACATTCTACGTTATGGTGGGTGCGACTGATGCGAGCGGTCTTTTGTATCCAGCCGCAGATGAAAAATCCGTTCGTTTCAACCGGGAGCATGGTGCTCTTGCATTGCTCGTACACGTTAAGCAATCAGAGGTTATTCTCGATGTCGTGGACTATGGTGCCGACAGGTCGCGGGTTTCGTTCGAGCTCCCTGGGTTGCCAACCGATATAAACTGGACGATTGATGGGTCGGGGACCGATAGGCGGTGGTCCGTGGATGCTCTGGGTTTTACGGGGGATGGACAGAATCGTTTCCGGATTCGCGAGGAGGGTTCGTTCAACCAATTTATAGACGGATCGGATTCGCGCATTTCCTTAGGCAGTGTCAACTACGGCGGAGACTGCCCCCCTCAGGGGAGTCGTTTCACTTTGGAGTCGATAACCGTCGAAACCATTGACAAGGAATCAATGGCCGGGGTTGAGGCAACAACCCAAGACCTGAGAGAGGCGATTGATTACTTGAGAAATATGAAGTGGTCGGAGACACGGCAACCGACACTGGCTTCACTGGTTGATGCACCCGCTGGCAAACATGGTTTTGTCCAGGTGAACCCTGAAACGAAGCGGCTGATGTTTGAGGACGGCACGCCTGCTGACTTTTACGGCATCGCTCACCGCCGGTTCGCAAATAGTCTAGATGCAACGCCGGAAGAAATGGTGACCATGCTCGACGACGTGCGTGCGCTTGGAGTCAATCAAATCCGTGTGCAATTATTCCCCAATGTCATTCAGAGAAATGGTGGAGGCACCTTGGATGAAACTGTCCTTGATAACATGGACCGCTTCATCGCACTGGCGAAAGAAAGAGGTATCTACATTCACTTGAACATGACGATGTCGGCAGTCAAGCGAGGCATCTACGATAAAGAGATCAGCCTCGAAGATGAGATGCTGAACGAAGGCGTTTTGGACTTGCGCAAGCAATACATGTATAGGCTCCTGACTCACGTGAATCCTTACACCGGAATCGCCTACAAGGACGAACCGGCAATTATGGCCCTGCAGCTTGGAAATGAGATGCCGGTATATAGCCGAGCATGGGCCGGCAAGCGAATGGAGGGGCAGCGAGGCTGGTCAAAAATGAGCGCTGAGACTCGTGAGCAGATCAAGCCGCTTTGGAATCAGTATTTGTCCGAAAGATACTCGAGCCGAGAAGAATTGGGGGATGCTTGGGGAGCGGAGCTGCTTGCGGACGAGGATCCCTTCAAAGAGACCGTTGCAGTGACCAACCCTTTCTATCCCGTGCCGCAGCATCCAAATGAGAAAGCGACTGTTCGGGAGGTCGATGCAACTGCTTTTGCCGATTACCTGCTGGCTCGACATTATCGACTGATGAAAGATTTCATTCGTGAAGAAGTCGGCGATGAGAATCACTTGATTTCTGACAATGCATGGATTCGCGGCTCCGCCGGCATACGTGAGGCTGCCCACAGTGAGCTCGATTTGATGAACCTGCAGCATTATTGGCCTCATTTATCCTATCGTCGGGTGCCCGCCCAAAACTATAACTTGTCACCTCTCAAAGATTTTGGGCAACTTATGATCAAGAGTCTGCTCACGGGGAGAGTTTCGCCGGATGGGACAGTGAATGCCTTTGATATCACTGAATACAGTGCGCACCTGGATTCAGGAAATCCTGGTGAAATTTATCCGGTGCATAGCGTATTCGCTCGTGTGCTGGGAGCCGATGGGCAGATGGCTTGGATCTATTTTGACGATGAAAGCTATTGGGAGCACTGGTTTGGGTTTAATAAGAAATACTCGTCTTTGCCCGACCGGTTAATTCCCTTCGCAGCCAGTTCTTTAATTTGGCGGCAGAATATTCCAGAGACCGATGTTCGTGCTCTTGCCAAACTCTACAGCACGGTTCAGGGAGACGGA contains the following coding sequences:
- a CDS encoding GntR family transcriptional regulator, which encodes MARKDPTHKPKWKWQKTRTGRVADTLRSEVTSGILREGEKLPTYNELSERFQVSRFTIQNAINQLKSEGFLRSVERGGLFVGGKPPHLHRIALVYQQSPENESWPRFNQLLDTSAPSVFKEHQRYSFKRYYNVNRQKGTDGWKQLKDDIRHRRLAGVIASLEAVEIFADQIFRQTTMPLTSLFVPDDHFGIHPNIAMFNSSYDLFVEKALNRFQDHHTTRLAWLTIPPVRYGFDYFHAKGFELFDYWLYQLPRSPLDLSRKITRLLLEAPRSKRPNALMIADENLAAGALQAIQESGLRPGKDISVVAHMNWPASSKYLDPNVHWLGYHVEDTLAQALNSLNKTEKLKKGAHYRMSPQFIDELRG
- a CDS encoding sulfatase-like hydrolase/transferase; translated protein: MKTRPNLVIFIPDQWRGDVMGHSGNPAAVTPNLDRLVSEEAISFSHAFCQNPVCTPSRCSFMTGWYPHTRGHRSMNYPLTRDEPCLLRELKNAGYYIWWGGKNDLMTDENAFSELCDERHVPEETHKNLHVDQSWRKGTPQNPDYSFYAGELKKNEGEDVYLDSDWSHVLTAQNFIENYNDSRPFCVFLSLQYPHPPYGVEQPYYGSVPQSQIPPRITAESTSGKPRMHGQLLENLGLSHQSEEWWTELRATYYEMCARVDDQAGILLKALKQSGQYDESAFFLFSDHGDFAGDYGLVEKAQNLMEDCLVRVPLIIKPPAQTKSQSGICNALVELVDFPATVYDMVGIQPQYTHFGRSLLPLLKDPSAEHRDAVFTEGGRCENEPHCAESDDLDDPINLYAPRVRIQTEDPTAHGKAIMCRTHRFKLIMRLYESDEFYDLEKDPNECMNRINEPGYDSERNDLYGRILRHLFETADIVPQTTHARDIPKSHFPSGNAISRQLTTCP
- a CDS encoding cellulase family glycosylhydrolase — encoded protein: MNAIYKVSFLTMVFIVCSLQASSVLLEDRFSETKNLDEALWSVDRTSGTYPPVSVWKHKLRLVVSSDQADQRVGVTSRQSDIDPFQGPVQLRLQGLDMKGEASAGPGASTFYVMVGATDASGLLYPAADEKSVRFNREHGALALLVHVKQSEVILDVVDYGADRSRVSFELPGLPTDINWTIDGSGTDRRWSVDALGFTGDGQNRFRIREEGSFNQFIDGSDSRISLGSVNYGGDCPPQGSRFTLESITVETIDKESMAGVEATTQDLREAIDYLRNMKWSETRQPTLASLVDAPAGKHGFVQVNPETKRLMFEDGTPADFYGIAHRRFANSLDATPEEMVTMLDDVRALGVNQIRVQLFPNVIQRNGGGTLDETVLDNMDRFIALAKERGIYIHLNMTMSAVKRGIYDKEISLEDEMLNEGVLDLRKQYMYRLLTHVNPYTGIAYKDEPAIMALQLGNEMPVYSRAWAGKRMEGQRGWSKMSAETREQIKPLWNQYLSERYSSREELGDAWGAELLADEDPFKETVAVTNPFYPVPQHPNEKATVREVDATAFADYLLARHYRLMKDFIREEVGDENHLISDNAWIRGSAGIREAAHSELDLMNLQHYWPHLSYRRVPAQNYNLSPLKDFGQLMIKSLLTGRVSPDGTVNAFDITEYSAHLDSGNPGEIYPVHSVFARVLGADGQMAWIYFDDESYWEHWFGFNKKYSSLPDRLIPFAASSLIWRQNIPETDVRALAKLYSTVQGDGMPAPVMANIDRDGSLFEGVRMEDPRFSPDPDLIQLDWEQGSMIVDEPAWCLYVGAGVFEGANLTFIPDDLDQRYVIAAFAMDQSDFESTPRVRLFVNTPGRLELGDWIDNRRILACGREWQAFREFNPVNGEILVGEVDEIFFYDFVDPRLESVFPEE